A genomic window from Salvia miltiorrhiza cultivar Shanhuang (shh) chromosome 5, IMPLAD_Smil_shh, whole genome shotgun sequence includes:
- the LOC130984994 gene encoding uncharacterized protein LOC130984994: protein MSVEFIDGQIVTEFVNDAQAFEKWAGEKFRALDADGNGVLSRDELQRRSGKLSSTQFELQSADEIASLYDVLFSRFDADGSGTIDPQEFVALTREIMLAKARGIGNSPVCIILQGDSLLMRAVQRANG from the coding sequence ATGAGCGTGGAATTCATCGACGGCCAGATCGTGACGGAGTTCGTGAACGACGCGCAGGCGTTCGAGAAGTGGGCGGGCGAGAAGTTCAGGGCGCTCGACGCCGACGGCAACGGCGTGCTGTCGCGCGACGAGCTGCAGAGGCGCTCCGGCAAGCTGTCGTCGACGCAGTTCGAGCTGCAGTCGGCGGACGAGATCGCGAGCCTCTACGACGTGCTGTTCAGCAGGTTCGACGCCGACGGGAGCGGGACGATCGATCCGCAGGAGTTCGTGGCGCTGACGAGGGAGATCATGCTGGCGAAGGCGCGCGGGATCGGGAACTCGCCCGTCTGCATTATTCTGCAGGGGGATAGCTTGCTCATGAGGGCCGTGCAGCGCGCCAATGGCTGA
- the LOC130984993 gene encoding uncharacterized protein LOC130984993 isoform X1, with product MAGLRSCAFGRQLRILPPIERRIHGFRCCSTAPNGKSKETQTPELLKIAVSGVTEILRLFTPAGRGRTDLVDDEWNEELSISNADDVLSIIRSDYEKAYFVTGLFTSAIYAEECIFEDPTIKFRGKELYARNLSLLLPFFENPSIQLEELNKQLDRETITLVASWKLRTYLRLPWKPLICIDGTTTYDLGEDFRIVRHVESWSVSALEAVLQIFTPSSGSPDQ from the exons ATGGCGGGACTTCGCAGCTGCGCATTTGGGCGCCAATTGCGAATTTTGCCGCCAATAGAAAGg AGAATTCATGGCTTCCGTTGCTGCTCAACTGCCCCCAACGGCAAAAGTAAAGAAACTCAAACACCGGAGCTGTTGAAGATTGCCGTGAGTGGTGTGACGGAAATCCTTAGGCTATTTACTCCTGCTGGGCGAGGTAG AACAGATTTAGTGGATGATGAATGGAATGAGGAACTTTCAATTTCCAATGCAGATGACGTTCTTTCTATCATCAGATCTGATTATGAGAAAGCTTACTTTGTCACAG GACTCTTTACCTCTGCAATTTATGCTGAAGAATGCATATTTGAAGATCCAACCATTAAATTTCGTG GTAAGGAATTATACGCACGCAACTTGAGTCTGCTTCTACCTTTCTTTGAAAACCCCTCAATCCAGTTAGAAGAATTAAATAAG CAGCTTGATCGTGAAACAATTACCTTAGTTGCTTCATGGAAACTAAG AACATACCTTAGACTTCCATGGAAGCCACTGATTTGCATTGATGGGACAACAACATATGATCTCGGAGAAGATTTTAGA ATTGTGCGGCATGTTGAGAGTTGGAGTGTTTCTGCGCTTGAAGCAGTTCTTCAGATATTCACTCCTAGCTCTGGAAGTCCAGATCAATGA
- the LOC130984993 gene encoding uncharacterized protein LOC130984993 isoform X2 translates to MAGLRSCAFGRQLRILPPIERRIHGFRCCSTAPNGKSKETQTPELLKIAVSGVTEILRLFTPAGRDLVDDEWNEELSISNADDVLSIIRSDYEKAYFVTGLFTSAIYAEECIFEDPTIKFRGKELYARNLSLLLPFFENPSIQLEELNKQLDRETITLVASWKLRTYLRLPWKPLICIDGTTTYDLGEDFRIVRHVESWSVSALEAVLQIFTPSSGSPDQ, encoded by the exons ATGGCGGGACTTCGCAGCTGCGCATTTGGGCGCCAATTGCGAATTTTGCCGCCAATAGAAAGg AGAATTCATGGCTTCCGTTGCTGCTCAACTGCCCCCAACGGCAAAAGTAAAGAAACTCAAACACCGGAGCTGTTGAAGATTGCCGTGAGTGGTGTGACGGAAATCCTTAGGCTATTTACTCCTGCTGGGCGAG ATTTAGTGGATGATGAATGGAATGAGGAACTTTCAATTTCCAATGCAGATGACGTTCTTTCTATCATCAGATCTGATTATGAGAAAGCTTACTTTGTCACAG GACTCTTTACCTCTGCAATTTATGCTGAAGAATGCATATTTGAAGATCCAACCATTAAATTTCGTG GTAAGGAATTATACGCACGCAACTTGAGTCTGCTTCTACCTTTCTTTGAAAACCCCTCAATCCAGTTAGAAGAATTAAATAAG CAGCTTGATCGTGAAACAATTACCTTAGTTGCTTCATGGAAACTAAG AACATACCTTAGACTTCCATGGAAGCCACTGATTTGCATTGATGGGACAACAACATATGATCTCGGAGAAGATTTTAGA ATTGTGCGGCATGTTGAGAGTTGGAGTGTTTCTGCGCTTGAAGCAGTTCTTCAGATATTCACTCCTAGCTCTGGAAGTCCAGATCAATGA